GGTAAGCAGGAGGCAAAATTGCACAAAAAAGAGATTGAAGATGCTTATGAAATTGACGAAATAGCATTAATGCCTTTAGCTACTCCTCTATTAGCTGGACCGGGATCAATAACTGCCTGTATGGTAGCAATGGCAGAGGCTCCAAGTTTTGGAGATAAATTTTTAGTAATATTAGCAATACTTGTATCTATTTTAATAACCTATGTAACATTACTATCTTCTGAAAAAATATTAGATAGAATTGGGAAGTTAGGGATTAAGATACTAACAAGAATGATGGGTTTTATATTGACGGCAATAGCGGTTCAAATGGCAATTAGTGGAATTAAAGGAGCATTATTCTAAATTTATAATTTTTTTAAATGAGGTGATTAATTTGAACATTGATATTAACTTAGATAAATACAAAAATTTTAGAAGAAATTTAAACAGAGAGATAATAAACTTAAATCCAATACAGAGAGGAGGAATATTACCAAAAGAATCTAAAAAAACAGTTTATGAGTATTGGGATGGTTATAGTGTTTGTGACTTTTGCTATGGAAGATTGGATGAGATAACAAACCCTCCAATAAAAGACTTTTTAGAAGATTTATCTAAATTTTTAAATATGGATTATACAAGGCCAACACATGGAGCGAGGGAGGGAAAATTTATAGTTATGCACGCAATTTGTAAGGAAGGGGACTATGTAGTTTTAGATAAGAATGCTCACTATACAAGTTATGTCTCTGCTGAAAGAGCAAGGTTGAATGTTGCAGAAGTTGGTTATGAAGAGGAGTATCCTACATATAAGATAAACTTAGAAGGGTATAAGGAGGTTATAGACAACTTAGAAGATAAAGGAAAAAATGTTGGATTAATATTATTAACTCATGTTGATGGAGAGTATGGAAACTTAAACTATGCTAAAAAAGTTGGTAAAATAGCCAAAGACAAAGGAATACCTTTCCTGCTAAATTGTGCATATACAGTTGGAAGAATGCCAGTTAATGGAAAAGAGGTTAAAGCTGACTTTATTGTAGCCTCTGGACATAAGAGTATGGCTGCCTCTGGTCCCTGTGGTATTTTAGCATTTAATGAGGAATTTGCAGATAAAATTACTAAAACATCTGAAAGATATCCTCTCAAAGAAATTGAAATGCTCGGATGTACAAGTAGAGGATTGCCAATATTAACTTTAATGTCAAGTTTTCCTTATGTTGTAGAGAGAGTTAAAAAGTGGGATGAAGAGATTAAAAAAACGAGGTATGTTGTAGATGAATTAGAAAAAGTAGGTTTTAAGCAATTAGGAATAAAACCAAAGGAACACGATTTAATTAAATTTGAGACACCAATATTGGATAAAATTGCAAAAAAAGATAAAAGAAGAGGATTTTTCTTTTACGATGAATTAAAGAAGAGGGGTATTGGTGGAATAAGGGCAGGAGTTACAAAGGAGATAAAGATGAGTGTTTATGGCTTAGAATGGGAACAAGTAGAATATGTAGTAAATTCAATAAAAGAAATTATTGAGAAATATAATAAATAATATTTAATTTTTAAATTTTAAACTCTCCATTTTCAATTTTCTTTTTTAGTTCTTTTGCTAATTTTAAGGCTCTTTTTCTATCTGACTGCCTGCAAGTTATAGGAATTCCACATATAGAGCCAAGTTTTGTTTTAAATACTCCATAAGGGCAGATATTACAAATACCACATCCAAAGCAATCCTCAGTTATCATTATCTTTCCATTCTCTCTTTTTATTGCAAAGGTAGGACAATACTTTTCAGCTAAACATTCTTTACACTCTTTACATCTATCTGGGTATATTTTTGGTCTTAAATCTACATTTTCCCAAACTTCTGCATAGTTTCCAACATCTATAATTTCTCTACCAAATATATTAACTAATGGTAAAGCTATATCTTTATCTAACTTTTTTAAACTCTCTTTATGTTCATCAACTTTAACTGGAATGGCTACTGTATTATATATTTCAATTCCAGAAGAAGTTAAG
The sequence above is drawn from the Methanocaldococcus sp. genome and encodes:
- a CDS encoding NAAT family transporter; translation: MDIQYFIVAFTSIFSILNPFGAVPVFMALTESYPKKERNLIAKKTVIYTLIILLIFALFGNWILKFFGISLNAFKIAGGLLLLLISLDMVRGKQEAKLHKKEIEDAYEIDEIALMPLATPLLAGPGSITACMVAMAEAPSFGDKFLVILAILVSILITYVTLLSSEKILDRIGKLGIKILTRMMGFILTAIAVQMAISGIKGALF
- the pscS gene encoding O-phospho-L-seryl-tRNA:Cys-tRNA synthase → MDINLDKYKNFRRNLNREIINLNPIQRGGILPKESKKTVYEYWDGYSVCDFCYGRLDEITNPPIKDFLEDLSKFLNMDYTRPTHGAREGKFIVMHAICKEGDYVVLDKNAHYTSYVSAERARLNVAEVGYEEEYPTYKINLEGYKEVIDNLEDKGKNVGLILLTHVDGEYGNLNYAKKVGKIAKDKGIPFLLNCAYTVGRMPVNGKEVKADFIVASGHKSMAASGPCGILAFNEEFADKITKTSERYPLKEIEMLGCTSRGLPILTLMSSFPYVVERVKKWDEEIKKTRYVVDELEKVGFKQLGIKPKEHDLIKFETPILDKIAKKDKRRGFFFYDELKKRGIGGIRAGVTKEIKMSVYGLEWEQVEYVVNSIKEIIEKYNK